The following coding sequences lie in one Vitis vinifera cultivar Pinot Noir 40024 chromosome 19, ASM3070453v1 genomic window:
- the LOC132253483 gene encoding LOW QUALITY PROTEIN: photosystem II CP43 reaction center protein-like (The sequence of the model RefSeq protein was modified relative to this genomic sequence to represent the inferred CDS: deleted 1 base in 1 codon) — MTIALGKFTKDESDLFDIMDDWLRRDRFVFVGWSGLLLFPCAYFALGGWFTGTTFVTSWYTHGLASSYLEGCNFLTAAVSTPANSLAHSLLLLWGPEAQGDFTRWCQLGGLWTFVALHGAFGLIGFMLRQFELARSVQLRPYNAIAFSAPIAVFVSVFLIYPLGQSGWFFAPSFGVAAIFRFILFFQGFHNWTLNPFHMMGVAGVLGAALLCAIHGATVENTLFEDGDGANTFRAFNPTQAEETYSMVTANRFWSQIFGVAFSNKRWLHFFMLFVPVTGLWMSALGVVGLALNLRAYDFVSQEIRAAEDPEFETFYTKNILLNEGIRAWMAAQDQPHENLIFPEEVLPRGNLFNGTLALAGRDQETTGFAWWAGNARLINLSGKLLGAHVAHAGLIVFWAGAMNLFEVAHFVPEKPMYEQGLILLPHLATLGWGVGPGGEVIDTFPYFVSGVLHLISSAVLGFGGIYHALLGPETLEESFPFFGYVWKDRNKMTTILGIHLILLGIGAFLLVFKALYFGGVYDTWAPGGGDVRKITNLTLSPSVIFGYLLKSPFGGEGWIVSVDDLEDIIGGHVWLGSICIFGGIWHILTKPFAWARRALVWSGEAYLSYSLGALAVFGFIACCFVWFNNTAYPSEFYGPTGPEASQAQAFTFLVRDQRLGANVGSAQGPTGLGKYLMRSPTGEVIFGGETMRFWDLRAPWLEPLRGPNGLDLSRLKKDIQPWQERRSAEYMTHAPLGSLNSVGGVATEINAVNYVSPRSWLATSHFVLGFFLFVGHLWHAGRARAAAAGFEKGIDRDFEPVLSMTPLN, encoded by the exons ATGACTATAGCCCTTGGTAAATTCACCAAAGACGAAAGCgatttatttgatattatggATGACTGGTTACGGAGGGACCGTTTCGTTTTTGTAGGTTGGTCCGGTCTATTGCTCTTTCCTTGTGCCTATTTCGCTTTGGGGGGTTGGTTCACAGGTACAACCTTTGTAACTTCATGGTATACCCATGGATTGGCTAGTTCCTATTTGGAAGGTTGCAATTTCTTAACCGCCGCAGTTTCTACCCCTGCTAATAGTTTAGCACATTCTTTATTGTTACTATGGGGTCCTGAAGCACAAGGAGATTTTACTCGTTGGTGTCAATTAGGTGGTCTGTGGACTTTTGTTGCTCTTCATGGCGCTTTCGGACTAATAGGTTTCATGTTACGTCAATTCGAACTTGCTCGATCTGTTCAATTGCGACCTTATAATGCAATCGCATTCTCTGCTCCAATCGCTGTTTTTGTTTCTGTATTCCTAATTTATCCACTAGGTCAGTCTGGTTGGTTCTTTGCGCCTAGTTTTGGTGTAGCAGCTATATTTCGATTCATCCTCTTTTTCCAAGGGTTTCATAATTGGACGTTGAACCCATTTCATATGATGGGAGTTGCCGGTGTATTGGGCGCTGCTCTGCTATGCGCTATTCATGGTGCTACCGtagaaaatactttatttgAAGATGGTGATGGTGCAAATACATTCCGGGCTTTTAATCCAACTCAAGCTGAAGAAACTTATTCAATGGTCACCGCTAACCGCTTTTGGTCCCAAATCTTTGGGGTTGCTTTTTCCAATAAACGTTGGTTACATTTCTTTATGTTATTTGTACCAGTAACCGGTTTATGGATGAGTGCTCTTGGAGTAGTCGGTCTGGCTCTGAACTTACGTGCCTATGACTTCGTTTCCCAGGAAATCCGTGCAGCGGAAGATCCTGAATTTGAGACTTTCTACACCAAAAATATTCTCTTAAACGAAGGTATTCGTGCTTGGATGGCGGCTCAAGATCAGCCTCATGAAAACCTTATATTCCCTGAGGAGGTTCTACCCCGTGGAAAC CTCTTTAATGGAACTTTAGCTTTAGCTGGTCGTGACCAAGAAACCACCGGTTTCGCTTGGTGGGCCGGGAATGCCCGACTTATCAATTTATCCGGTAAACTACTTGGGGCTCATGTAGCCCATGCCGGATTAATCGTATTCTGGGCCGGAGCAATGAACCTATTTGAAGTGGCTCATTTCGTACCAGAGAAGCCCATGTATGAACAAGGATTAATTTTACTTCCCCACCTAGCTACTCTAGGTTGGGGGGTAGGTCCTGGTGGGGAAGTTATAGACACCTTTCCATACTTTGTATCTGGAGTACTTCACTTAATTTCCTCCGCAGTATTGGGCTTTGGCGGTATTTATCATGCACTTCTGGGACCTGAGACTCTTGAAGAAtcttttccatttttcggtTATGTATGGAaagatagaaataaaatgaCCACAATTTTGGGTATTCACTTAATCTTGTTAGGTATAGGTGCTTTTCTTCTAGTATTCAAGGCTCTTTATTTTGGCGGCGTATATGATACCTGGGCTCCCGGAGGGGGAGATGTAAGAAAAATTACCAACTTGACCCTTAGCCCAAGTGTTATATTTGGTTATTTACTAAAATCGCCCTTTGGAGGAGAAGGATGGATTGTTAGTGTGGACGATTTGGAAGATATAATTGGAGGACATGTATGGTTAGGTTCCATTTGTATATTTGGTGGAATCTGGCATATCTTAACCAAACCCTTTGCGTGGGCTCGCCGTGCACTTGTATGGTCTGGAGAGGCTTACTTGTCTTATAGTTTAGGTGCTTTAGCTGTCTTTGGTTTCATTGCTTGTTGCTTTGTCTGGTTCAATAATACCGCTTATCCTAGTGAGTTTTACGGGCCAACTGGACCCGAAGCGTCTCAAGCTCAAGCATTTACTTTTCTAGTTAGAGACCAGCGTCTTGGGGCTAACGTGGGATCCGCTCAAGGACCTACTGGTTTAGGTAAATATCTAATGCGTTCCCCGACTGGAGAAGTCATTTTTGGAGGAGAAACTATGCGTTTTTGGGATCTGCGTGCTCCCTGGTTAGAACCTCTAAGGGGTCCCAATGGTTTGGACTTGAGTAGGCTGAAAAAAGACATACAACCTTGGCAAGAACGGCGTTCCGCGGAATATATGACTCACGCTCCTTTAGGTTCTTTAAATTCCGTGGGTGGCGTAGCTACCGAGATCAATGCAGTCAATTATGTCTCTCCTAGAAGTTGGTTAGCTACTTCTCATTTTGTTCTAGGATTCTTCCTATTCGTAGGTCATTTGTGGCACGCGGGAAGGGCTCGTGCAGCTGCAGCAGGATTTGAAAAAGGAATTGATCGTGATTTTGAACCTGTTCTTTCTATGACCCCTCTTAACTGA